One genomic segment of Erythrobacter sp. THAF29 includes these proteins:
- a CDS encoding isopropylmalate isomerase → MTKDKKSKAAIGAAATIGSAAIAAALLYAGKRWKEKSGEKAKTNTVPSGEPPETD, encoded by the coding sequence ATGACCAAGGACAAGAAATCCAAAGCCGCAATCGGCGCTGCCGCGACCATCGGCTCCGCCGCCATTGCCGCAGCACTCCTCTATGCCGGCAAGCGCTGGAAAGAGAAGTCAGGCGAAAAGGCCAAGACCAACACGGTTCCTTCGGGCGAACCGCCCGAAACAGACTGA
- the leuD gene encoding 3-isopropylmalate dehydratase small subunit gives MDAVSQVIGRAIPFGAKNVDTDIIIPAKWLKTITREGLGKGAFESIRAQAGNVFDDLAFRGSPILIAGDNFGCGSSREHAAWALLDMGIRAVIAPSYSDIFSGNAVKNGILPVVLPQDAVDRLMEVARDGHEITVDLETQTVTTPFQDRFTFEIDPFRKHCLLNGLDEVALTLERQAAIGEFENRRAVAHGWISKGTKI, from the coding sequence ATGGACGCTGTGTCGCAGGTGATCGGGCGCGCCATCCCTTTTGGCGCGAAGAATGTCGACACCGACATCATCATTCCTGCGAAATGGCTCAAGACGATCACCCGCGAGGGGCTTGGCAAGGGCGCGTTCGAGAGCATCCGCGCGCAAGCCGGTAATGTCTTCGACGATCTCGCCTTCAGAGGCTCGCCCATCCTTATCGCGGGCGACAATTTCGGCTGCGGATCGAGCCGCGAACACGCCGCTTGGGCCTTGCTCGACATGGGCATCCGCGCGGTTATCGCGCCCAGCTATTCGGACATATTTTCGGGCAATGCGGTCAAGAACGGCATCCTTCCCGTTGTCCTGCCGCAAGATGCAGTCGACCGTCTGATGGAAGTCGCCCGCGACGGCCACGAAATCACCGTCGACCTTGAAACGCAGACGGTGACCACGCCTTTCCAGGACCGTTTCACCTTCGAGATCGATCCCTTCCGCAAGCACTGCCTGCTGAACGGGCTGGACGAGGTCGCGCTGACGCTTGAGCGGCAGGCCGCGATCGGAGAATTCGAAAACCGCCGTGCGGTGGCGCATGGCTGGATTTCCAAAGGTACGAAAATCTAA
- a CDS encoding NADPH:quinone oxidoreductase family protein: MKALRSHAVGGPETLTLDEVETPTPGKGEVLVAVKACAINYPDTLIIRDLYQFKPERPFAPGGELAGVIEAVGEGVEGYKVGDRVMAGIGNGGLAEKVIVPAGRMFPIPDGVPFEKAASLLMTYGTTIHGLKDRGHIKEGDTVLVLGAAGGVGLSAVELAKAFGARVVAAVSSEAKGEVAKKAGADEVVIYPKEEMDKAASKELANAFKAACGPGGANIVYDIVGGQYSEPALRSIAWEGRFLVVGFPAGIAKMPLNLTLLKSCDICGVFWGAFTAREPVKFRQQVEELFDLMKAGKIDPLVSETFPLERAGEAIAKLENREAVGKLVVTMD; the protein is encoded by the coding sequence ATGAAAGCACTCCGCAGCCATGCAGTCGGAGGCCCCGAGACGCTGACCCTCGACGAGGTCGAGACACCCACGCCCGGCAAGGGCGAAGTGCTGGTCGCGGTGAAGGCCTGCGCGATCAACTATCCCGACACGCTCATCATCCGCGATCTCTACCAGTTCAAGCCCGAGCGCCCCTTTGCACCGGGCGGCGAGCTTGCAGGCGTGATCGAGGCGGTCGGCGAAGGGGTCGAAGGCTACAAGGTCGGCGACCGGGTGATGGCGGGGATCGGCAATGGCGGCCTGGCCGAAAAGGTCATCGTACCAGCGGGCCGCATGTTCCCCATCCCCGATGGCGTGCCGTTCGAAAAGGCGGCTTCGCTGCTGATGACCTATGGCACGACGATCCACGGACTGAAGGATCGCGGACACATCAAGGAAGGCGACACGGTGCTGGTACTCGGCGCGGCGGGCGGTGTGGGCCTGTCTGCGGTCGAACTCGCCAAGGCGTTCGGTGCGCGGGTCGTTGCTGCCGTTTCTAGCGAGGCCAAGGGCGAGGTCGCAAAGAAAGCGGGCGCGGACGAGGTCGTCATCTATCCTAAGGAGGAGATGGACAAGGCGGCATCCAAGGAACTCGCCAATGCGTTCAAAGCCGCGTGCGGTCCGGGCGGCGCGAACATCGTTTACGATATCGTCGGCGGCCAGTATTCCGAGCCTGCGCTGCGCTCGATCGCGTGGGAGGGCCGCTTCCTCGTTGTTGGCTTCCCTGCCGGGATCGCGAAGATGCCGCTAAACCTCACGCTCCTGAAGAGCTGCGACATCTGCGGCGTATTCTGGGGCGCATTCACGGCACGCGAACCGGTCAAGTTCCGTCAGCAGGTCGAGGAGCTGTTCGACCTCATGAAAGCCGGCAAGATCGACCCGCTGGTTTCCGAAACCTTCCCGCTCGAACGTGCGGGAGAGGCTATTGCCAAGCTCGAAAACCGCGAGGCCGTCGGCAAGCTTGTCGTGACAATGGACTGA
- a CDS encoding DUF1476 domain-containing protein, whose product MTDFRDRERAEEAKFAFDEENAFKIAARRNRLLGEWAAGLMNLTEEETDAYKKAVVQADFEEAGDEDVIRKLLGDLTAADCDVSEADIRAKLEEMTIEAKRQLLSEN is encoded by the coding sequence ATGACAGATTTCAGGGATCGCGAACGCGCTGAGGAAGCGAAATTCGCGTTCGACGAAGAAAACGCTTTCAAGATCGCGGCGCGCCGCAACCGGCTACTCGGCGAATGGGCCGCGGGTCTCATGAACCTCACCGAGGAAGAGACCGACGCCTACAAGAAAGCGGTCGTCCAGGCGGACTTTGAAGAGGCAGGCGACGAGGATGTGATCCGCAAGTTGCTCGGCGACCTGACGGCTGCGGACTGCGATGTCAGTGAAGCCGACATCCGCGCCAAGCTCGAGGAAATGACCATCGAGGCCAAACGCCAGCTGCTGAGCGAGAACTGA
- a CDS encoding BolA/IbaG family iron-sulfur metabolism protein, translating into MSGSAIEAAIVAALPGATVELTDLAGDDDHWAVKVIAPQFAGKSRVQQHKMVYEALGGRMGGELHALQVSTVVPT; encoded by the coding sequence ATGAGTGGCTCTGCCATTGAGGCCGCGATCGTCGCGGCCCTCCCCGGCGCGACCGTGGAACTCACTGACCTCGCCGGTGACGACGATCACTGGGCGGTGAAGGTCATCGCGCCGCAATTCGCGGGCAAGAGCCGCGTCCAGCAACACAAGATGGTCTACGAAGCGCTCGGCGGGCGGATGGGCGGCGAGCTGCACGCCTTGCAAGTCTCCACCGTGGTTCCCACGTAG
- the grxD gene encoding Grx4 family monothiol glutaredoxin, translating into MADIKERISTLVGDNDVVLFMKGTPLFPQCGFSSRAVAILDHCGVQYESVDVLQDMEIRQGIKAYSDWPTIPQLYVKGEFVGGSDIMMEMFEAGELQEMLDKNGVAKAS; encoded by the coding sequence ATGGCTGACATCAAAGAACGCATTTCCACCCTCGTCGGCGACAACGACGTCGTCTTGTTCATGAAGGGCACGCCACTCTTCCCGCAATGCGGATTTTCGAGCCGCGCTGTCGCGATCCTCGATCATTGCGGGGTCCAGTACGAAAGCGTCGATGTGCTGCAGGACATGGAAATCCGCCAGGGCATCAAAGCCTATTCCGACTGGCCGACCATCCCCCAGCTTTACGTGAAGGGTGAATTCGTCGGCGGCAGCGACATCATGATGGAGATGTTCGAAGCCGGCGAACTTCAGGAAATGCTCGACAAGAACGGCGTCGCAAAAGCGTCTTGA
- a CDS encoding NUDIX domain-containing protein has product MSDTSGPEGIPAATIVIFRNNPAGGPPEVLMTVRSRNMVFAGGMAVFPGGRVDPADFALGEIVAGDAGLTADEAGHQIAAIRETLEETGLALGLVGEITAQSAAEARAMLEEKGELAPVLEAFGWSLDFDQIVPFARWFPKNENIPRVYDTRFYLANLGTGAVDIEVDATENTHLFWTTAQDALDKAERGEIKLIFPTRRNLERLALFSSFEEARAQAEAIPVKTIVPKVDATSGKPMLTILEDAGYPVTSELLETVARG; this is encoded by the coding sequence ATGTCCGATACGTCAGGCCCCGAGGGGATTCCCGCAGCAACCATCGTCATATTCCGCAACAATCCGGCAGGTGGCCCTCCCGAGGTGCTCATGACCGTGCGCTCGCGCAACATGGTGTTTGCGGGCGGGATGGCGGTCTTCCCTGGCGGTCGTGTCGATCCCGCCGACTTCGCTCTTGGCGAAATTGTAGCAGGCGATGCAGGCTTGACCGCCGACGAAGCAGGCCACCAGATCGCCGCAATCCGGGAGACCCTTGAGGAAACTGGGCTCGCGCTCGGATTGGTCGGAGAAATCACCGCACAAAGCGCGGCAGAGGCGCGCGCGATGCTGGAAGAAAAGGGCGAACTCGCACCGGTGCTCGAAGCCTTTGGCTGGAGCCTCGACTTCGACCAGATTGTCCCCTTCGCCCGCTGGTTTCCAAAGAATGAAAATATCCCGCGTGTCTACGATACTCGCTTCTACCTCGCGAACCTGGGCACCGGTGCGGTCGATATCGAGGTCGATGCGACTGAGAACACGCACCTGTTCTGGACCACCGCGCAAGATGCGCTCGACAAGGCGGAACGGGGCGAGATCAAACTGATCTTCCCCACAAGACGAAATCTCGAACGGCTGGCGCTGTTCAGCTCATTCGAAGAAGCCCGCGCGCAGGCAGAGGCTATACCCGTCAAGACGATCGTTCCGAAAGTCGACGCGACCAGCGGAAAACCGATGCTGACAATCCTCGAAGATGCAGGTTATCCTGTCACCTCGGAATTGCTCGAAACAGTCGCTCGAGGATGA